The window ACCATTAAGCCAATCCTCATTAGACAGCAAAACCATTTTTAATCCTGATCATTCTAATGGTCTTCTTTCAGTTTGGCTATTAATTATACGTAAATATACATGTATAAGATGCAAACTGATGTCGGGCTATGAAATGATCAGATCTGGTCCAAGAATGAAACTTTAAGCAGactgaagcagcagcagcttccTTAAAGTTAAGTTGCAGCTGAACCTCTTTTAGTTTCTGTTAGGCGTGATCGTTCAGAAATGAGCAGTGACGGCGAGGTTTATTTCTATGAAGTGGGTTGTAATTTCTTACCTCACACAGTTATCTCTTCGAGACTTTTATCTGTGAAGTTTCCTTCTTCTGATAGTGAATATCCTGAGCACCGTTGTGTCAGTGTTTCCAGTGTTTCTAAGCAACAGACGTGCTGTTGGCTCCGCCGGTAGGGGGCATTAGTGAGCGGACCAGACCAGAGATTTCACAACATGTCTGAAAAGATCAGATCTCTTACATTTACACTTCCAACGCAGAATCACGTGTGTatgaaaagaaagggaaaatgCGTTAGCTGCGTTAGATGATTACTAAAATAACGTTAGCAGCTTTCTAGGAGGAACTGAGGCCGCCTAGCAGAATTTTCTCAGGAATGTCAGTTTTCCTCTTCAAGTGCTGAGTTTCATATGTCTGAAACACTGGCGTAGGCTTCAGGGCGAGTTTAGTGCAGTGTTTAGGGCTTGTTCTGTAGGGTTTAGGGTCTATGGTGCAGTGTTTAGGGCTTGTTCTGTAGGGTTTAGGGTCTATGGTGTAGTGTTTAGGGCTTGTTCTGTAGGGTTTAGGGTCTATGGTGCAGTGTTTAGGGCTTGTTCTGTAGGGTTTAGAGTCTATGGTGTAGTGTTTAGGGCTTGTTCTGTAGGGTTTAGGGTCTATGGTGTAGGGTTTAGGGAGCATGGTGTAAGGTTTAGGGTTTATGGTGTAGGGTTTAGGGAGCATGGTGTAAGGTTTAGGGTTTATGGTGTAGGGTTTAGGGAGCATGGTGTAAGGTTTAGGGTTTATGGTGTAGGGTTTAGGGAGCATGCTGTAAGGTTTAGGGTTTATGGTGTAGGGTTTAGGGAGCATGCTGTAAGGTTTAGGGTTTATGGTGTAGGGTTTAGGGAACAGTGCGAGTGGTTATGAAAGCGAAGCGCGCTTTCTATCACGTGACTTGAAATGCAATGCATGATGTCACTGAAGCACACACGCCCCCGCTGTTCAGTTTATTCAACATAAACTTTATTCCAATTGATCCTAATCCTAAAATAATGTGTCTACAGAAAGTAACGCGCTGTTAGATTCAGCGATGACTGCCAGCTGCTGTGTCTTCTGTAAGAGAACACGTGGTATGTACTGAATTAAAGTGTATGTGAGCTGTTACTGTCTGTTTATTTGGAGTACCTACAGTTTAGCCTTGTCGGCTAGTTAGCTTACAGTGCCAAGAGCGTGGTGCAGTGGCCAGACTTCTGCTCGAGGTTTCATGAGGCGAATTGAATCTATGAAAAGAGTCGCTGACGAGCTTTTGAGATCATCAGTTACAAAGTGCTGAAAATACAAAGCCATACAGGTTAGCTAGCTTTCTAGCTAACTAGCTATGAAGGACTAAAGTTTGACAGCTAGCCAGCTGACGTAACTTACTGCTGTCGTCTCAGTCAAGGTCAGTGAGCAGAAATAGCGGACAGGAAAGTCTGGCATGCCAGAGAAGACTGCCCGACTCCTGACGAACTAACGATGGGTTCATAATGTTGATAATCTACACAGGTGGCTAGATATGCTAGCCAGATCTTTCTCAGCGCTGGCACTGTGGAGACTGCAGCAGCCTTTGGAGAGGAGACCTTTCTGGAGATTACGTCCAGGAATTGCAGAGCGGGTGGAAAATGGCTCTTGTTCCGGAGCCAAGTGTTTCCCACCAAATCTGCTGGCTCGCAGCGCCTCATCACACAGCCTTTACACAGACCACAAGAACAGCCCCTCCATCACACTCCATCCTTCGTGGTCCTCTGGACTGCAGAGTGGTGCGCTTCAAGGACCTCTTATTCTTAACAATAAAACACCGCCTGTCTTAATGATGAGATCCAAAGAATGGAATGTACACACGAGATTGCAGTCAACCACAACAGCTACCATGTCTGTGCTGAAACAAGGAGGCTTACCTGGCAAAAGAACATTAAAGGGACCAAGGACAAAACAGCCATCCAGAGCCAATCTTCCTGCTCCAGAAGAGGCAAGTCGCCTATACTAATAAGATCTCGGGTGGAAAAAGTCGTATAAAGTCTGTATATGTAGCTCTTATACAACGTGCAGTCCGGTAGAAATGACTGAACTCATTGTGCATGCATTGATCTGTTATTTTACAGGATATGATGCAGTGTATTGCCTATGCAACTGCGGACCAGTACCATCTACCTACTCTTTGTCATGATCTAATGGCCAATGGCTTCTTTGAAATAAGAGACCTGCCCAGAGGTTAGTTTAACTGTAGAATTATCTTATTTGTCTAACtatttaatgtttgtgtttagatTTTTAGCTGaattaatgttaataatgtaaAATTAGTCATCAATCAGTATCATACACTGCATTGGTTGTAAATTGAACAAGCATAATTATATTGTTActttcggaagaaaaccttgtgtctccatttttggcatttttcagtttttgacataacctgaaagtatctgttattctttacattgtttgtaaattttgtgatgagaaacctaaaagaaattacccaaaatgacatgggaaaaattctggttccaatgactttcattgaaagtgaagtaggttttttccttctcctgtaaagttactattttggagatacaaggttttcttacaacaacagtgatatacactTTAGTTAGTTTCATTCAATGAACGCACTGTTAGAGGATGCATTTTGTAACAATCTCTTGCCCACATGATCTTTGTTCAAGTGTGATGTTGTGGCAATAAACCTTGTCATTTCATTATCtagtcattatttcatttaagtATCAGAATTGACTTTGGAATCACTCATTTCCAGCCTACAGTTATACAGTTATAAATTATGATTGAAAATTATGAACTGTTTGTTGGGTTTCAGATGCCTCTAATGTCTTGGTGATTGGAACAGAGATGGCAGCAAAACCCAGTGACGGcgctttgatgtttttttttaggtaaGCCAAAAAGCTCGCTTTCTCACGCCAACTGGCTTCGTTTTGCTACAGACTGTGCATGTTTGTTTAaactttaatgtttatttaactttaaaGAGTTTTTCCTCATAGGGAAGGCTCAGTGGTTTTCTGGAATGTTGCAGAGACAACTGTGGGTAAAAGTGCTCTGTTgtgtgtttcttctttttttttttttgtttgatttttttgaaTTCTAATTTGagtaaaatttctcagttcTCAAAATGTTTAAATGCTCAACAGATCTgtctatgtatatatacaatattGAATTACAGGTAAAGAAAGCAATGAGAATATTGGAGCAGCATGAGATTCAGCCGTATGAGGTGGCCTTGGTTCACTGGGAAAATGAAGAGATCAATTATGCAGTAGGAGAGTACGTCAGAACATGACTTTCTGATGACAGTACAtaattataatgtatatatagtaCAAAGTCAAATCTGTTTTATTGTAGATGATGGCTCATATTGCCTCTGTGGTCTAATAGGAtgaatgttttactgtttatgtacTTAGGGGGAATTCAAAGCTACATCGAGgaaatttcatatttaatagTGAGATGGACTACGAACAAGTACTTCTGGAGAAATTTGCATTTTCCAATGCTCTGTCTTTATCAGGTGGGCtcgatatttatttattaagtcaTTCCTTAatataagttgtttttttttttatttctacaaaCAAAAACCTGTTTTTGTTCCAGTTAAGTTGGCTATTTGGGAGGTCTCTCTGGATAACTTTGTTGAATCTATTCAGTCAATTCCTGAGGTAATCCCcatttatacactatatatgtATAACCTTAAACATAAACATTCACAGTATACTATATGTAAGTATAGATAAGTAGTGAATgtagctactttaaggtgcacacaCTGCTGAGGCATTCACTTGGTCAACCGTTGATGATCAAAGCATGATCAATACCTCCATATTAATACTCTTAATTTCAGAGACATACAGTCTGTATAATAAATAtcttaaaaattcatttttgagAGGAGCAATAATATGCAGCTGATTTGGCTTTTAAGATTTTTTCCTGAAACGCAAGACATCTTTAATTCTTAAGGAATTGTTCTAAATATCTAAAGAATATTAGAGTTGTGTGGTTGCACTCCCAATACATATACCCATATACTCTGAACAGACGCTGAAATCTGGAAAAACAGTTAAACTGTCCAGGGCAGAGGTCTTGCAAAAAATAGGAGAGCTGTTTGCTCTAAGGTAAGGAGCAACATACAGAACAACAAATAAACTATGAGATAAACATTTTCATGTAAAACTTTGTTCAATGTTTTTTAAGTTTACATTGTCCAACTTTGCAGGTACTGCATAAACCTCAGTTCTGATCTGCTTATCACACCTGATTTCTACTGGGACAGAGAGGACCTGGAGCAGCTGTATGACAAAACCTGTCAATTTCTCAATATCAACCGTAGGGTCAAGGTAACAATATTTTGTctgctttttcattcttttgtttGCATTCAGTCAGTAAATTAAGAAAAGCACACGATTCTAATGAATATGCTTATTTGTAACTTTATAAATACTATACCTGTGTGAACTAATGAACTTAAAGAAGGCTAACACTGATATGATGTATATAAATGTTGGTGGCCTTATGTCACATGTGGTATTGTGTAGGTAGTAAACGAGAagctgcagcactgcactgaactaACAGACCTTATGAGGAATCATCTGGGTGAAAAGCACAGTCTCCGGCTTGAGTGGATGATTGTAATTCTCATCACTATAGAGGTTAGATTATGTGTGTGCTGCTTTCAGATCCCACTGATTATATTACTTTGCTTCTTGCTTTATTTGCACTTTACTGAATCTGCCTtgccattttttgttgttgttgttattattattattattaataataataataagttcaacCTGAACTTAAATTGCTGCCTATGGTAGAAGGAAAAGTAGACATTGTTACTAATGAAACTTGAGTTGGTTAACTCTCAattaaaagaatatatatatcaTCTTAGTTAATATTTACTTTATAATCaatgtatgtgtgcataatAGTAATCCAGTATTTATGCAATCCAGGTCAACGTTTTAATGTTGACGTGAGTAAGTAAGCAAATGAGTACACAACTAGTCCCTAAACTTTGCCAATCACAGAAACCACAAATtgcaaaaagaacaaaaaagggTTGTAAATTTCATGTCACAGCAATTTTGTCCATCTTTCTGTGTTCTGTCTGAAGGTGATGTTTGAATTAGCCCGGGTGATTTTCTGAGGAGGTGGGGGAAGATGCACAAGTTATGAAGAATGATGACTACCTGTGAAACCAGCAAGACAACAAAAAAATTCCAAATGGAAAAAGTCTATGTAGAGTTGATATATTGTGACTGACTCTTTTAAATTTCAGTATTGTCAgatgtttaaatgaaaatataatttaaacgCTGTTATTTGTTTAATGTAGTTGTAAAATATTCTCAGTCTTGATTAGATGAATAAAGTGCACAGTTCTCAAAAAAGGTCCATCATCTGCAGCTAATGGGAAGAAAAACATTGTTGCCATGTTTGCTATTACAGCCTATAAAAAACCTcacttgcatttttatatactgtttgaatatatataaatgatagTCATTACTGATTACGTGTTAAATGTTATAAGACAAAAAGTTGAAGTGAAACAAAGGCTTATCATCATATCACATCATGTGTTCATTCAGGCTCCTGGGGGAAGTCCCGCTCTGCATCCCGCGCTGTGTGCCTGAGAGTAGTGTCCGATTCAGTTGATCAAACCGGTTCTTTCGAACATTCCATTTGAATGAAACACTCGTGAGAGTCAGTGATTCATTTACACGATCATTAGTCAAATGAACTTTATTCTTATTTCTGTGCACAACGACGTTGAGCGAATGTGTTTTTACTCGTTAATGTAATCAGACTTTAATGGCCATAGCACACGAAAATTAAGTTAGCTAGTGTTGCATTCTACAGGGAGAAAAGAACCTGAAATCAAAAGACTTTGTTATGAATATATCATAGTGtagcattttacattttttacatattttacatataacaTGGACCTAAACATTTCGTAGCTTCGATTCACTttgcatttgtgaatcgattcgaCCGATGTATTGAAAAGAACGTGTCCAAACGAACCGACCAGCTCATGCTAGCTGAAAGCTGCAGCCTCGGGTTAGTATCATGTGATTCAAAGTAAGACTCCGGAAACACCGACTACATCCGCGGGAGAATTATTGCCGTTCTCCGCGAACCTGGCTAGCTGTCGTAGTATGAAGACGGCCACGGCTTGTCTTTTAAAGGACATTGGAAGAATACGGTAAGTTAATTCTAAAATCGCCATTTAGTTAGCTACAGAGAAAGTGAATTAATAGGCGAATCCCGGTAACGGTTTGGCTAACGCTAACTAACCTAAACTCCTAGTGACTCTGCGACTGGCTTTTggcattttgtctgttttccacACCAGCTTACTTATTATCATCGCTAATTTACTTGTTTAAACTTTCAAGGATTCAAATGTATCTTCTTGAAGTCTAGAAAAAGTGCGTTAACTGAAAGTTATGAGTTGCACGTCTGAAGCAGATCCTGTTTGGCTTCGCTAGGACGAGGCTGAAAGTCGGCTTGTTATTCtaactttccgttccaccttaaatggtgtaacaGTTAGACTCTAGCGTTCAGCCATTTGacgtggaacgggaaaattcgaagaagaagctggtgaataagtaGCAAACTTGAGCTTCGTGCCGCTAGGGCAGCCGCTAACTACTAtcttatacattttaaataactttAGTGTTGTTGCAGCTTTTAAACGTTACACGCAACTAACTACATTTTTACAGCAGAACATTATAATTGACTCTTTGGTGCAGCATGTGTACATTTTAATTAGGTGTCCGTTCTCCATGTTTACGAGAATGTAGTTGAGAGTAATGTGCGTAAAG is drawn from Pygocentrus nattereri isolate fPygNat1 chromosome 10, fPygNat1.pri, whole genome shotgun sequence and contains these coding sequences:
- the rmnd1 gene encoding required for meiotic nuclear division protein 1 homolog produces the protein MLARSFSALALWRLQQPLERRPFWRLRPGIAERVENGSCSGAKCFPPNLLARSASSHSLYTDHKNSPSITLHPSWSSGLQSGALQGPLILNNKTPPVLMMRSKEWNVHTRLQSTTTATMSVLKQGGLPGKRTLKGPRTKQPSRANLPAPEEDMMQCIAYATADQYHLPTLCHDLMANGFFEIRDLPRDASNVLVIGTEMAAKPSDGALMFFFREGSVVFWNVAETTVKKAMRILEQHEIQPYEVALVHWENEEINYAVGEGNSKLHRGNFIFNSEMDYEQVLLEKFAFSNALSLSVKLAIWEVSLDNFVESIQSIPETLKSGKTVKLSRAEVLQKIGELFALRYCINLSSDLLITPDFYWDREDLEQLYDKTCQFLNINRRVKVVNEKLQHCTELTDLMRNHLGEKHSLRLEWMIVILITIEVMFELARVIF